The Rhinolophus sinicus isolate RSC01 linkage group LG17, ASM3656204v1, whole genome shotgun sequence DNA segment GTTCCACATTCCCTATGGAGTAAGAGAGGtataaatatcaaaaagaaaataactagaaATGAATGGTAGGCATAAGTCTGAGACAAACCTGAAATTCAGCACATGGACTAGCACagtgaagggagagagaaatgtgtGGAGGATGAAGGGAAAATTCACACTGAAGCTTCTTGGGGAATGTATTATGAGCTTTTGTGCCTGGACAACCACCACATAGAAACTGTGTTCCTAAGTAGTGAATGACAAAAGGGAACTTAGAAACCGCCTAGTCCAAACTATCTTGGCATAGAATTAGcccctggtcattcacagaaCGTGAAATCATTCACGAGACTCTACAAGAGcaagaaaaggtttattgaaagtcaggcagagagaaatACTGACAAAGAAGtttgccagggcagagtctgatAGACAACCACCGAGGCAGAGGGGTAAGAGAAATGCTGGCAAAAGGAGTTTGACAGGGGAAAACTGTGCCGGGTTTCTGTTTagctcaagttttatatttttctaagcaggacgtagggtgcttgtcagcttgcaggggagCTGCCATCACAATTGTCTTCTGGGAACTTTCCTGTTCCCATCTCTGATGGATGTCAGCCTGTAGAGGGTTGCTGTTGTGATTgagaactgttctgttcccatctatgatgggtgTTTGTTACTTTGGAGGGGGTTGCTTTTGCAATTGGGGACTGTACTATTTCCACCTGTGATGGAtataaggtgcttgtcagcttgcaggtgccgtgctagccaggggattcagagccaagtGGTTAATTTTTAAGCTTCTTCCTGCTAGCTTAAAAGCTCACTCTTGTTAACTCTTTGCCTGACCCATCTCCCAGCTCACAAGCACACttctgttaactctttacttgtctcatcacaAACCTCtctttttacaaagaagaaatggaatcTCAGAGCCTGGCAACTAACTTGCTCCAATCACACTGCTAGTTAACAGCAGCTTGAACTTCCAGTTTTGTGCTCTGTCCATggccatctgtggggacagagccccagagagtagtttacaggctctcggcctcacgtggaagggtgctggctcgggtggtggatggccatcgtggctgattggctgtcggctgtggccagtcAGCCGATTGGCCGccagtataactgctgcggctacggaggactACCAAGGACtgctgaggattgccgaggagccgagcagagccgaggagagcggaagagaggagaggaacagggtcgagagagtggaggagagtcgttggtcggttggttggcggaaaggcggacgtcAGGCCgtgcgtccggtgggcccagcctccagtgagaccatagtggtatgaatcccctacttatggctccgtgggtgttcctttttggcctcaccatatcctgcattcttgtgtggggagcgggagcagagaccccgcaggccgccccgcctgaaaaatggtgcggcgagcaggcctccgcgcacgacaccATCATAAGCTTGGAGTGCATATAAAAGGGGAGCTGAAAgtgaattttaatattcaaaaaccCAGAAAGTCCCTTAGAAGATGTATTGCATGTGTTCCAACCTAGAGTTTCTATCCATGTTAAACGTCTTTTAGTTCTTAACTCTGGGTTCTTTGGTCTCAGACCAAATAATAGAGTAAGTAACTTGCTCTCGAGCTTAATGTATAGAACACGGTGAAGCAAGATATTGTTAATGAATGCTCTACAAGACTGTCATCCCAAACTCCCTGTAATAGACCTCCTATGTTTTATTAAGGACAGAGGAGGTGACTAAGGAGACTCCTACAGGGACTTTTCCTGGCCTACTGATGCAGGAAAAATCTCTTCTCCACTCCCCAGGCCCATTTACATGAAGACAGGTGACAAGGCTATTCATGGCAAATCTGGTCATTTCTTACTtctctgaaatgattttttaaaaagtggtgtgTTTAAGGTGGTTCATACCAGATAccagtgtttaaaaagaaaaaaagagtccaaTAGTTTCTTTATGCTTTGTGgcacaaaaactttttttttttttttttagaaagtggGACTTTTCAGTGTCATGGATATTTACAAAATGCACCCTAGAGTCACTTCTTCCTTCTGTTATTAATTGTTCTAAAACAGGTAAACTGGtgttaattgttttaaaacataggTGCCCTGATCTCCCATTGACTGTTATACACTCATGGTCAGTACTGATGTCATGTTGTCTCTCTTCCCTAATGTTCCCTCAAGCCCCCAGTATAACTATTCATAGGTGGAAATGGGGAGGGGTGAGAGAGCAAAGTTTGTGTCTCATACATGCTAGAGTTCCGTTAAATCTTTTCAATTTATAGAGAACTCCCGGATACAGGCTCTCAATTTTCAGAGGAACAATAGAAGGTTGACAGGATAACTATTATCATTCTTATATGACAAATGAAATACTAAGGTCCGTGGAGGTATACAAACATTTTCCCAAATCACAAACGAGAAAATAGAAGAACCAGGATTTGGATCCATTTTTTCTCATACATAGTTTAGTCTTTTTCTAATGGATGGCTTTATAAGTGGCTGAAACTTAGTCCCATTCTCTCCATGAGAGAAGCCTGAGCCTCTAATAATATTGTGAGGAcataaaatgaaaggagaaattaaCAAACGAAAAATGTATAGATCCTTTGCCTGAGATTTATTCACTTCTAGACTATTTTCAGAGCTGAGAGTTCTGATCATTATTATTCACTAAAATTCTCCAATATGTTTAGTTCAGGTGCTGCAAGAGGGTATTCAAGATATAATTTTGGGAGGTTTTAGAGGGATGAAACAATTACAAGGGAATTTTAGTCTAACTCTCATCCCCAGAGTCCTATGGCTCAAGACTGCTCTAGATTCTGCCAAGAACTAGAAGCTCATGGATAGTAAGTTGAAGAAAGAGCATAAAAATGATCAACTTCACCAGCACTCTACCATATCTTCTCATTCCTAACTCACACAATGGTCAAGAGAGAACATTTCTAATCTAGAACTTCATGTTTTTTACCtctagaagcagaaaaagaaaatagtaagcCTCAAGTACTTAGAAGCTTCATGTTACATGgctttataattcttttatttaaattgtagTTCTCTTTTACAGATGCTAATAGATGAATCTATACATACTTTTACTTATTCAAATGatgtttactgaacacttactattaCATGCTATTTAACCAGTTTCATTTGGCTTAATGAGGCAGTTCTGTAAAGCCTTGAGCACAGATCTTTCTATGTACATTGTGAGTTGTGCTTGATAATTGAGAAGCAATTGCTGATGctaaaaataaattgctattgCAAGTGTTTCTTGAACAATGACATCAGTCATTTTTTGGGTCTGGCGTAGGATGTGGGCCTataagtttgttgttttttctggtCCTCATAATCTTCAAGAGAACTGTGAACTGCTGCTGGGTTGAGATAAGCAACCCTGTGTCCACAGCAAACAGAATCACCACCAACAATGGGATAAGAAATTGCAACCAGTAGTAGCTGCTTTGGTGAGGTATGGTGGAACCTAATGCAACAAGAAACATAACTCAAATTAGAAATTGAAGAATGAGGTTCAGGGCTTCATCTTCCCTAAGAGAAGGGTCCAGCATGTTCTTACAACTTCTAGCATGGTGTGGCATCTAGATGCAGACAGAAAACACTCCTGAGTTTGGGTTCCTCAGACTGTGCTCCCTGGCATCCTAGGGAGCTCTGactatttctccacatcccttTTCCAACAATTACTCTAGTCAACATGCCCAAGAGGGAAAGTCACAGGAAATATGACTCCTTTCTTGGAATTGAGAAGACCAATATCCAGATGTTATTTGGAGGTGGAAAGGAGACGGAATGAGGGCAGGGAGTCACCACTGTCTTATTtctcaatcaaccaatcaataaatcaatcaatTTCTTGCATTCCTGTTGGATGAAATGAAGATATTGGACTAGATCATCTTTAAGTTTCCTTCCAGTTCCACTATTTTGTGGGTTTTATTACTCTGTTTACTCTTACAAAGTACTATTTTTTGTGATTATTCTAGAATTATGGATTCCCAGAATATTAAAGCCAGAAAATCACTTAGAGCTCTCCTAGATCAGTAGTTCTCAATGCTGGGTACACTTACCATTACttgaaagagctttaaaaaatactgatgtccAGGCCTTATCTaaatcaattaaatcagaatttctaggGATGAGAATATggatatcaatatttttttaagtttcccaaATAATTCTATGGGAGTGTAAACCAAaccctttattttatagataaggataCTGGAAGCCCAGTGACAAATAGCACTTAGGTCTCAAATTAATTAATAGAGAATTGCCATTAGAGCTTAATTCTAGCTTATGGTGTCATGCTTTCATATACATTAGTATGAGGCAAGTTTGCAAGGCAAAACGTCTAATTTCCTCCTTGTAAGGCAAATATTTCAAAGGCTCCCACtcttatatgaattttagaaagaacagtctttttcGTTGGCTGTAGAGGTAGCCCACCTGCCTATCTTTTCCTCATGAAGCCCTCTTTCTCCTGTTCCAGTACACAGGCACACAGCCTATTGACTTGTTGGTTTCCTTTCACAGCCCTTTTATGCTAGAATAGACTCTTCAAGCTTTTCACAGACTTTGTTCCTTCAACTTTGAAACTCCctttcaatttaataaatataagtgTTCACCCCAGGAGCAGCAGATGACTTTGAGATCAAaactaattataattttttatgctTGTGTAGTGGTTAACAGTTTACAGAtccatttcataaatattaccACATTTAGTCttcataaaaattccaaaatgtgAACAGGTATTACTATtgccattaaataattttttttaaaaaatccaagaCAGAGATTGAAAAATGTACTACATAAAACCCAGATCTCCCCATTGCAAGTTTAGTAGACATTCCAAGGTATCACAGCTGTTCCCATTCTACAAGATGCAACTACTTCAGGCTCAGATGTCTTTGCTCCCTTCCCCTGCTATGGGCTACTTCCTTTACTAACTAACTTCCTTTTCTTTACTGACTCACCTTTTTTCACAGTAATCTCGATGGGATCAGAGGTATAGTTTATCTGCCAAAGTATGCCCGTGCAGTAATAGGTGCCACTGTCTCCTATTGTGGCATTGGTAATGGAGATGTTGTGGTTTTCATACCAGTACTTGATTGCTTTGCCATTCTTGTAGTAGATCACTTTGTAGATATTTCGATTCATCCAACCACGGCATCTGATGAGGAAGGACTCACCCTCCAACACCACATCAGTAGAAGACTGAATGAGCAGCCAATCTAAAGagcattttttatgttatttatttaacaatgaatgaacagatagatgatagatggtagatagatagatagatagatagatagatagatagatagatagatagatagatagatagatgtcaTGCATAGCATGTGTACCAGAAACCGTTGTTCATCATTAATACATTTCTGGGCTCATAAGTAagttcaataaaaagaaaacaaaataatcctTAGAACTTTCTTCTATATTGATAAATACTGTCTCTTCCTGAAGAGTAAGTCAGGGGCCATAAAATTTCTCTGACATTTCAGCTGAGCCTATCCATGGAACATCTGAAACCCagtattccctttatcttcattGTTGTTAGTTCTAGTCACTGAGAGGGAAATAAACCTATTTTGCCTATGGTGTCTTAGCCTAGGGTAGTATCTGATTTGTCCTCTTTTACCTCCTAGGGGTTTCCAGTTTCATTATTAATCATAATGGGCCCCAAAACTTCCTCAGAAtatgtatcacaattttaattaattatttgtgTAATTGTTTAATGTCCTTATCCGCATATGGCCCTATATTTAAAGAAGTCAGCGGCCATGTCTGTTCCatacattatatccccagtgcctagcacaataCCTAGGAGTTGgtaagtactcaacaaatatttttcaataatgaatCAGTAAAAAATAAGAGTCAGATTCTATGgataacatcattttaaaaattgaaaagcatgCACCAAAGTAGACTTTTAAATGAAAGTGTTGCTAGTTtgcaatcatattttatttaggagAAATCCTTGAGgacttttccagaattttctttacTCCAAGAAACTAAAGAAGCTATTCTATACTCCTTCGGTTTGTATTTGGAATTTTCATAGGGATGCTGAAATATCTCTTTTcactcaagagaaaaaaataaagtatgtacacctgaaactaatataaaataatattgaatgtcaactgttattgCAAAATTAACCCCcatctatatattaaatatatatatttaaattttaaaatataaagtaaaatatgatAATAGCCTAACCATCCAAATGAAatgtttagtttgttcattcaacatttactAACTGACTTACATATGCCTAAGCATGCTACATTAATTGTTAGCAGTAGAAAAGTGATAAAGATGGAGCAAACAAAAGATTTGTTTCTAAGTAAAAGTAGAGGACTTGAGGAATGCACACAGTGAAGAATACAACCTAATATTCAGGTCATTGCACACGGAAATTGCAGAGCAAATCTTTAAATCAAACCTTTTGATCCTATTTCAGATATATAGCTTTTTGCAATGTTCATATATCCAACATGCTATTGACCATGTAATATACATCTGCACCTATGTAGAAAATATAGTCAGAGGTCaaatagaataaagaaataacattgGGAGATTGCTAGAAcattgaggggggaaaaagcagaAGGGCTGGCAGGTAGAAAGAGTAGAAATGGGTGGGTCTTGAGTGAGAGACCCTGAGTCCCATCCTGGTACCCTAAGCCTTGGAATAACTTGCTTTCTTCCCAAATTCAGATG contains these protein-coding regions:
- the FCER1A gene encoding high affinity immunoglobulin epsilon receptor subunit alpha, which produces MSTPMGGSALLWITLLLFSPDGMSAATWKSMVSLNPPWNRIFRGENVTLTCNGNNSFEVNSTKWTHNNSMLVVTTSSLEIISATIQDSGEYRCQNKNFIPSQPVYLEVFSDWLLIQSSTDVVLEGESFLIRCRGWMNRNIYKVIYYKNGKAIKYWYENHNISITNATIGDSGTYYCTGILWQINYTSDPIEITVKKGSTIPHQSSYYWLQFLIPLLVVILFAVDTGLLISTQQQFTVLLKIMRTRKNNKLIGPHPTPDPKND